In Mustela lutreola isolate mMusLut2 chromosome 4, mMusLut2.pri, whole genome shotgun sequence, the genomic stretch TGATTTACCTGATTATGGGCAGTGCTACCTTATAGCTCTGAAAACTCCTTAATAAGTAAATACCTGCTTCAGTAGGACTTGTAAAGTTGCAGAGACTTTGCGAAGATGATGGGCACAGCTCCCTTGGATTTGTGCTCCAGAGACTTACAGACACCTCTCTCCAGAGGTACAATGAGACTCACCAGCCCCAAAGTACAAGATACTGCCTATCCAACCCATCTCCTCTGTTAGAGTTTACTTCGGCCTCTACAATGCACGGTGATTCAGCCTATAGACAGCTTCGGGGCAGAAGCGGCCCTGGAGTCTTTCATTTCAGTTTgaaagaaaggattttaaagTTGAGAGAACAAATCCGTAAGCAGAAGAGCCTCATGCAAAATCCATAACCAAGTGTGCCTCCTAAGCCTCACTTGAAAGGCTTTTAAagtggatggaaaaaaaaatccatacgcAAGAGAGTCTCATGTAGGTGttcgggtttttttttaatggaatctcCCATTTGGGTCTCAAAGGGTCCCCAAGTTGACATCCACATCGACTAGGACTGTAACCACCTGCGTTTTCTCACAAATGAGTCTTGAGAGCTCATTTGGAGGGGTTTAGCCCCTGGTTTGCTTTCTGGCCAAATAGGGTTGTCCCATACTAAGAGGTCACCTCTTGGGTCCATGACACAGCACTGTGAGGCTGGTGAGGAGGGAAGGGCCTTGTCCCAGGCAGGCAAATCTAGTCAAATGAATTCGGTTTCAATGGTGTGGCAGATGGGCAGCTGACTTGCTCTCCATCCCCATTTCGGGGGCAGAGGCGGGTGTCAGGGAGATTGAACACCACAGACCCTGACAGAGCTGGCCATAGTCTCCCTCTCAGACCAAGAGCTCTAGTGTCCTTCCTGGAAACAAGACTCTTTCAGTGTTATTTTATGTACAGAAAGAGTGATTATTTGAGACTTGAATACAGAAACTGACAAGCCAGGCCAAATGaaggcttaaaaaaaatggagactttGTTAATTTTATGTCTAAAAGTTTAAGGCAGCTTcactatattttcatttaaagtttttgtttgtttgtttaatactattgcttcccctcctccccggcTGTCCAAAATGACATACTAAAAACCAATTCATAATTTATCTTCAGATATACTCACAAAAACGTGAACAAAGATGTATGTATAAGGATGTTAACTGaggcattatttttaatactagaaaaacagaacaaaaccgtGTATTCATTAATAGCAAACTGATGGAATCAGGCATGAATGCATCCACACCACAGAATACCATGCAAGAGCCAAAAGGAATGACATAATCCTATACTCAGGACCTGAAAGATGCCTGCGACATACCACATTAAAACgaaaaatattccatgcacaAGTGGCAGAACAGTATATGTCACGATTCCATTTGGGAGAATATAGTATGTCCGTGTATAAAGTACATATGATTGTATCTACACAGGAAAGCTCTAGAAGGACATTCACTGACCTAAACCGTAGCTTTCTCTGGAGGATGGAGCAGGGTATCGTTGGAGAGGAAGGGACCCTTTTAACACATACAATTCTACCCTGTTACATTTTTTTTGAGTATGTATTACTTTTTCAATTGGTCCTCAGGTGCTAGCACTGGGTTAACATTATCATAATTGATCCATGCATGTCCCACTTTTACAAAGTCAACCAGATGTTCTTAATAATAAAGCACTTTTGAACTCACAATGCCAAATAAAATTTAGATCCTTGAGAATAACTTAGATCTAACTATAGGATTCTCCCTGCCATCATACTGGCTTCCTTCCCAGCAACCACCAGCCCAAATCCCACATTTGTTATTACTTgtgtaattaataagtaaaatatgacAAATCAATATGTgaagtttgttttccttttaaattcacTGCTCTTCAACCAAACAAACACCACAAATTTCATTCTAAGCTTTTCTTTGCACCTAGGGAACCCCAACTGCCATTTTTCCGGTGATGCAATGTTAATCACCCTGCTGGCCACAATAGTTCATCATGGCACAACTTCCCACAAGGAAACTCCAGAAGCCCagagagaaacatttttcattacAGATTATTTCCCTAAAAGGCAAGTAAATCCATGGCTGATTCGAATCTGTGCTCActaggtaattaaaaaaatttctagatGATCAGAGCAGGTTTTCCCTCTAGGTACAATGTAGGTATTTAGTGACACTAGGTAATGATCTCTTTAATATATAGGGTTTCTCAGCCTCAAACCAAACAGAGAAGCTTTACTACATTTTAAGAGATAATACAGGGTAGAAGTGTTCTAGTAGCCACGGAAAGTAGGAAATTAAGTCAATCTCTATAATATAACCCAGATTATTTGAAACCTTGCTCCTACTTTTTCCTAGGGTATCCATTTTTATGCTCTTTGATTCTACAAATTCTGAGCCtccatttaaaattaaatctaaCATTCTGCATTTGGGAAATACACTGCATTACTAGGTAAGCTTTTCTAGTTTGAGTTGAAGCCATAGTTATTGATGAGGAAATGCTTTTCCAAGTACGATGTCTTTCACCTCTATCTTGTGAAAACCACTTGCCAACTCTGTGCGAACAGGCCTGACTGACTCTAGTCATACCattctacaaaaagaaaattctcaaactAAAATCACAGAAGCTAGCAGGATCAGAAAGTCTCCTCTGGGTTTACTAATGTCGGCTTCTTccaaataaaaactataattaaATGGATTCTCAGCTACCAACATTTAATTAACACGAGCAGATAATCCAAAATGGCAAAGCAGCCAGAATTACTGGTATTCAGAGCATATTTTTATACTTGAACAAGACAGCATCTCATGCTCTTGACTCTGCTAGGCGGAGGCTACCAAGAAGGAATGGCTGGGCTAGAGCCCCCTCTCTGCCCGCCCACTCACCTGCCCCAGCTCACCAGCTAGCGCTGGGAACCGATCCCACCATGCATAGACCCCActactcctctctctcaaaaCGTGCTGTAGTTTCCAAGGCGAGAAGGGACTCCATATTTTGTCTTTCCTGCTGCCGGCTCGTAGACTATACACAGAGAGGATAAATAGTATCAAAAGCCTTGTGGGTCCCGAGTTCAACTGTATCAGTGAGAAAGGCAGCCGAGGTACCTGCAAGCAATAAAAACCAATCCTGACTTTACATGTGCCCGTACCCCGGGGGGAGGTGTTTAAAGCGATGGTGCCGCACCACTTACTCTTCCTTCCGCAGCAGCTCCTCCTCCGACTCGGTCAGGCGCTGCCTCAGCGCAGCGATCATCTCCACCGCCACATCCACCTGGCGGTTCAGGACCCGCTCTCTCCTCTGCACCTCCTGCTTTTTCTGCGTCAGCTGCACAAAGGCCGCCCGAACTTCCAACAGTTCGGCAGTTTTCTGGGCCAACTCTTTGGTGAGCTTATCGATTCTCTTCTCGATGGTCCTGTCCACAGCCTCGACCATCCGGTTGAATTTTTCTCGGACATGAGCCTCGAAAGCGGCTTTGGTGTCCGGGGTGGGCAGTCCGGGACTGGAGCGCGGCCCCTCCAGCGAGTCTGCACGCAGGTCCAGTGCCGTGTAGGTCTGCACGTAGGACACGGGCCGCTCGGCCACCACCTCGAATGGCTTCCTGTCCTTGGAGTGTTCGTGCGAGATGCTGTACAAGTTCACATAGCTGGGTTTCTGCTTCACCACGTGGCCGGTGCCCTGCAGTTTTCCCTGCTTCAGGGGTTCTGAGGAAGTAACTAGGTCTGTGTCTTTGAAGGACGGAAAGAGGCTGCATTTGGTCAAGAGGGTTCTTTCCTGGTAGCTATGACTGAATTCCAGATGGGCCCTCAATGAGGACAGACTTCTAAATCTGGTATGGTCTCCACACCTCGGGCAGCGGAATGGCAGGCACACAGCAACATTCTCGAAGGACTCCTGCCAGGGGTATCTGCTTTCCTCAAAAGCCTTCTGTTGCATTACTCTTCAAGTCCTGAACAGGGCAACATAAAACAGATAGTTCACACATCTGTTTAAAAAACGCTCCTGAGgggcacctagtggctcagtgggttaaagcctctgccttaggctcaggtcatgatcctggggtcctaggatcaagccgggcattgggctctctgctcagcagggagcctgcttcctcctctctctctgcctgcctctctgcctatctctgtctgtgaaataaattataaaaatcttaaaaaaaaatgctcctgaAACACTTGTGGCCCGTTCATCAACACCACGGGCAGAGGCCTTTGGCTTCAAATGCCTTT encodes the following:
- the ZNF365 gene encoding protein ZNF365 isoform X2, encoding MQQKAFEESRYPWQESFENVAVCLPFRCPRCGDHTRFRSLSSLRAHLEFSHSYQERTLLTKCSLFPSFKDTDLVTSSEPLKQGKLQGTGHVVKQKPSYVNLYSISHEHSKDRKPFEVVAERPVSYVQTYTALDLRADSLEGPRSSPGLPTPDTKAAFEAHVREKFNRMVEAVDRTIEKRIDKLTKELAQKTAELLEVRAAFVQLTQKKQEVQRRERVLNRQVDVAVEMIAALRQRLTESEEELLRKEEEVVTFNHFLEAAAEKEVQGKARLQDFIENLLQRVELAEKQLEYYQTQQAAGLCRDISEHVLSVLYPETKLQPLSSKPIVLPGARMENPIKTFQPRNSLINTHHQFRV
- the ZNF365 gene encoding protein ZNF365 isoform X1 — encoded protein: MQQKAFEESRYPWQESFENVAVCLPFRCPRCGDHTRFRSLSSLRAHLEFSHSYQERTLLTKCSLFPSFKDTDLVTSSEPLKQGKLQGTGHVVKQKPSYVNLYSISHEHSKDRKPFEVVAERPVSYVQTYTALDLRADSLEGPRSSPGLPTPDTKAAFEAHVREKFNRMVEAVDRTIEKRIDKLTKELAQKTAELLEVRAAFVQLTQKKQEVQRRERVLNRQVDVAVEMIAALRQRLTESEEELLRKEEEVVTFNHFLEAAAEKEVQGKARLQDFIENLLQRVELAEKQLEYYQTQQAAGLCRDISEHVLTDISSNRKPKCLSRGHPHPACNHADLKTHFHPKGRSYLRKAKDDRASMQPAKSIHEQAESPRELCRPSKKGEPLGFSRKGNIRPKMAKKKPTAIVNII